The following are from one region of the Halosolutus amylolyticus genome:
- a CDS encoding DUF4910 domain-containing protein — protein sequence MTGHSTDREQRRITDEEAFLEERFDELFPICRSITGPGLRESLDRLSEWIPLEIEGVSSGTEVFDWTVPQEWRIDEAKLVGPDGEVYADFDETNLAVLNYSKPIDRRLSLDELRPHLYSLPDLPEATPYVTSYYERNWGFCLPHETVESLPEGEYHAYVDSEFVDGELNYGHAVLPGESDQEVLLSSYLCHPSLANNELSGPLVMALLYDRLAAWDERRFSYRFVLCPETIGSISYLSRYGDHLTDALRGGLVLTCLGGPEPRLRYKKSRRETALLDSTVEHLDEYGDASFEIHPFDPSSGSDERQYCSPGFDLPVGQMARTVYREYEGYHNSLDTKAFMGIDPLVESADRIERVLRTFEVAGYYENQYPYGEPMLGKRDLYPDVSSYGEWADSTSEFVGQELSILNYSDGTHSMLEIAERNDRSVRELVPVIELLRKKGVLERLPETEPPSTAEYGSPTDE from the coding sequence ATGACCGGACACAGCACCGACCGAGAGCAACGCCGGATAACCGACGAAGAAGCGTTCCTCGAGGAGCGCTTCGACGAACTGTTCCCTATCTGTCGGAGCATCACCGGGCCGGGACTTCGCGAGAGTCTCGATCGGCTCTCTGAGTGGATCCCGCTCGAGATCGAAGGCGTCTCGTCCGGAACGGAGGTCTTCGACTGGACGGTTCCACAGGAGTGGCGCATCGACGAGGCGAAACTCGTCGGCCCCGACGGGGAGGTGTACGCGGACTTCGACGAGACGAATCTCGCCGTGCTCAACTACTCGAAACCGATCGATCGGCGACTCTCCCTCGACGAACTTCGGCCGCACCTGTACTCGCTGCCGGACCTCCCGGAGGCGACGCCGTACGTGACGAGCTACTACGAACGGAACTGGGGCTTCTGTCTGCCTCACGAAACAGTGGAATCGCTACCCGAGGGCGAGTATCACGCCTACGTCGACAGCGAATTCGTCGACGGCGAACTGAACTACGGACACGCGGTCCTCCCCGGCGAGAGTGATCAGGAAGTGTTGCTCAGCTCGTACCTCTGCCATCCCTCGCTGGCCAACAACGAACTGAGCGGGCCGCTCGTCATGGCACTCCTGTACGATCGGCTCGCCGCGTGGGACGAGCGGCGGTTCAGCTACCGGTTCGTCCTCTGCCCGGAAACGATCGGGAGCATCAGTTACCTCTCGCGGTACGGCGATCATCTCACCGACGCACTCCGCGGCGGACTGGTACTGACCTGTCTAGGCGGGCCGGAGCCGAGACTTCGCTACAAGAAGAGTCGGCGAGAAACCGCCCTGCTCGATTCGACTGTCGAACATCTCGACGAATACGGGGACGCGTCGTTCGAGATACACCCCTTCGATCCGTCGTCGGGATCCGACGAGCGCCAGTACTGTTCGCCCGGATTCGACCTCCCGGTCGGACAGATGGCGCGAACGGTCTATCGCGAGTACGAGGGCTACCACAACTCGCTCGATACGAAAGCGTTCATGGGTATCGATCCGCTCGTCGAGAGCGCGGACCGGATCGAGCGCGTCCTCCGAACGTTCGAAGTCGCCGGCTATTACGAAAATCAGTATCCGTACGGGGAACCGATGCTCGGCAAGCGCGACCTCTATCCCGACGTCAGTAGTTACGGCGAGTGGGCCGACTCCACGTCGGAGTTCGTCGGCCAGGAACTGTCGATACTGAACTACAGCGACGGGACGCACTCGATGCTCGAAATCGCCGAACGGAACGATCGTTCCGTTCGAGAACTGGTGCCTGTAATCGAGTTACTCCGCAAAAAAGGCGTTCTCGAACGCCTGCCCGAGACGGAACCTCCGTCGACGGCCGAATACGGATCACCGACCGACGAGTAA
- a CDS encoding pseudaminic acid biosynthesis-associated methylase, whose amino-acid sequence MTNRSKQYRYWNGEFGRRYWERHPTTVDGFDDLRTEQWGPGETQSEVMRRFVADIDRESDVLEVGCATGIQLEILSRLGFEDLFGVDFHRWALERAQRDRPALSPIEATATALPFRDGQFDLVFTNETLITVPPAKIDRVMAEIVRCSNEWIWGLEFHADEYTEIEWRGEDDLLWKTDFCERYLENHDLELVDAEVIEYRENDDLDGAFLLRKRDAT is encoded by the coding sequence ATGACTAATCGATCGAAACAGTACCGGTACTGGAACGGCGAGTTCGGTCGACGGTACTGGGAGCGCCACCCGACGACCGTCGACGGGTTCGACGACCTCCGGACCGAGCAGTGGGGGCCGGGAGAGACCCAGTCCGAAGTCATGCGCCGCTTCGTGGCGGATATCGATCGGGAAAGCGACGTCCTCGAAGTCGGCTGTGCGACGGGCATCCAGCTAGAGATCCTCTCGAGGCTCGGCTTCGAGGATCTCTTCGGCGTGGACTTCCACCGGTGGGCGCTCGAGCGCGCGCAACGTGATCGACCGGCGCTGTCTCCGATCGAGGCGACCGCAACGGCGCTCCCGTTTCGTGATGGCCAGTTCGACCTCGTGTTCACGAACGAGACGCTGATTACTGTCCCGCCAGCGAAAATCGATCGTGTCATGGCCGAGATCGTTCGCTGTTCGAACGAGTGGATCTGGGGACTCGAGTTCCACGCCGACGAGTACACCGAGATCGAGTGGCGCGGTGAGGACGACCTGCTGTGGAAGACCGACTTCTGCGAGCGATATCTCGAGAACCACGACCTCGAACTGGTCGACGCGGAGGTCATCGAATATCGCGAGAACGACGACCTCGACGGGGCGTTTCTCCTTCGGAAACGGGACGCCACGTAA
- a CDS encoding NAD-dependent epimerase/dehydratase family protein, translated as MTVENTDEIIVSAATALTETMQTIDKSGAGLVAVVDDDGRFRGIATDGDIRRGILDGIDIDAPVREVINEDPLVLRTSDGAEALSDQLSAEDVQRRTSVHEVLMIPVLDENDRIVELEYVNREGRVLTNRTAADPTRNVQTVLVIGGAGYIGSVLSRRLLEAGYEVRVLDSLLYGRHGIEALLDHDRFTLIEGDMRTIDTVVEGIRGADAVVHLGALVGDPASSIDSQKTLEMNYHAVTLAASICKYHQVNRFIFASTCSVYGRDENDDLLTEASALNPVSLYAKTKIESEQALLEMADANFSPTILRMATIYGLSPRMRFDLVVNILTAKAHETGDVPVFGGNQFRPNVHVADAAGAFIDCLEAPINDVSSEVFNVGSTEQNYRIAEVGEMIAECFPEASIEWHPENEDERSYRVDFSKIESTLDYDVERTIPDGCREIKEALEESRFSDYTDPRYSNYKTLESDRHPFPST; from the coding sequence ATGACAGTCGAAAATACAGACGAAATCATCGTCTCGGCAGCGACCGCGTTGACCGAAACGATGCAGACGATCGACAAGAGCGGGGCGGGACTCGTCGCCGTCGTCGACGACGACGGGCGGTTCCGGGGAATCGCCACTGACGGCGACATTCGGCGCGGTATCCTCGACGGAATCGACATCGACGCACCGGTCCGCGAAGTAATCAACGAGGATCCGCTCGTGCTCAGGACGAGCGACGGAGCGGAAGCGCTCTCCGATCAACTCTCCGCAGAAGACGTTCAGCGGCGAACGTCCGTTCACGAGGTGTTGATGATTCCGGTACTCGACGAGAACGATCGGATCGTCGAACTGGAGTACGTGAACAGGGAGGGACGCGTACTCACCAACCGAACTGCGGCAGACCCCACCAGAAACGTCCAGACCGTTCTGGTGATCGGTGGCGCAGGCTACATCGGATCCGTGCTCTCCCGCCGGTTACTCGAGGCGGGCTACGAAGTACGCGTCCTCGACTCGTTGCTCTACGGACGACACGGAATCGAAGCCCTCCTCGACCACGATCGGTTCACGCTCATCGAAGGTGACATGCGGACGATCGACACGGTCGTCGAGGGGATTCGCGGTGCCGATGCCGTCGTCCACCTGGGTGCACTGGTCGGCGACCCCGCATCGAGCATCGATTCGCAGAAGACGCTCGAGATGAACTATCACGCCGTCACGCTGGCGGCGAGTATCTGCAAGTACCACCAGGTGAATCGGTTCATCTTCGCGTCGACCTGCAGCGTCTACGGGCGGGACGAGAACGACGACCTGCTGACGGAAGCGTCCGCGCTGAATCCCGTCTCGCTGTACGCGAAGACGAAGATCGAGTCCGAACAGGCCCTACTCGAGATGGCGGATGCGAACTTCTCGCCGACGATACTCAGGATGGCGACGATCTACGGCCTGTCACCGCGAATGCGGTTCGACCTCGTCGTCAACATTCTCACGGCGAAAGCCCACGAAACGGGCGACGTTCCCGTCTTCGGGGGCAACCAGTTCCGCCCCAACGTCCACGTCGCCGACGCCGCAGGAGCGTTCATCGACTGTCTCGAGGCGCCGATCAACGATGTCTCGAGCGAGGTGTTCAATGTCGGTTCGACCGAACAAAACTACCGTATCGCCGAGGTCGGTGAGATGATCGCCGAGTGTTTTCCCGAGGCGTCGATCGAGTGGCATCCGGAAAACGAAGACGAACGGAGCTATCGCGTCGACTTCTCGAAGATCGAATCGACCCTCGACTACGACGTCGAGCGAACGATTCCGGACGGCTGTCGGGAGATCAAGGAAGCGCTCGAGGAAAGCCGGTTCTCCGATTACACCGATCCCAGGTACAGTAACTACAAGACGCTGGAATCGGATCGGCATCCGTTTCCGTCGACGTGA
- a CDS encoding DegT/DnrJ/EryC1/StrS family aminotransferase, with product MSDDRIPLFEIAWDETDVEYATDSITRGSHWAKGPYVSLFEEKLVDYTGAAHAVVVNSGTTALVAALRAHGIGPGDEVIVPGFTFVATANAVDLVGATAAFADIERDTYGLDPASVREAITDRTAAIVPVHPYGSACRIDELVAIGDEFDVAVIEDAAEALGADLDGRAVGTFGDSTALSFCQNKVVATGEGGAVLTNDETLAENVRQYRSHGRLSGDYFESADSGTYGAVGTNYRMPDVVAAIGCAQIEKVEELIDGRRRAARRMTDAFESLSRVTPHRGTDRGRHVYQLYTVTLGDDVDRSTVVTALDERDISSKIYWDPPVHLLDHYRDGDGTDRGQLPVTEDVASRVLSLPIHPNLSVDETERIVAGVREAVDSQP from the coding sequence ATGAGTGACGATCGAATCCCGTTGTTCGAAATCGCGTGGGACGAGACGGACGTCGAGTACGCGACCGATTCGATCACCCGCGGCAGCCACTGGGCGAAAGGACCGTACGTCTCGCTGTTCGAGGAAAAACTCGTCGACTATACTGGGGCGGCGCACGCGGTAGTCGTCAATTCGGGGACGACGGCGCTCGTCGCGGCCCTCCGTGCGCACGGGATCGGTCCGGGTGACGAGGTGATCGTCCCCGGGTTCACGTTCGTCGCGACCGCGAACGCGGTCGACCTCGTCGGCGCGACGGCGGCGTTCGCGGATATCGAGCGCGACACGTACGGACTGGATCCCGCCTCGGTTCGGGAGGCGATCACCGATCGAACCGCGGCCATCGTCCCGGTCCATCCCTACGGAAGCGCGTGTCGGATCGACGAACTCGTCGCGATCGGCGACGAGTTCGACGTGGCGGTGATCGAGGACGCGGCGGAAGCCCTCGGGGCCGACCTGGACGGGCGGGCCGTCGGAACCTTCGGCGACTCGACGGCGCTCAGTTTCTGCCAGAACAAGGTCGTCGCGACCGGCGAGGGCGGCGCCGTGCTCACCAACGACGAGACGCTCGCGGAAAACGTCCGGCAGTACCGTTCGCACGGCCGTCTCTCCGGAGACTACTTCGAATCGGCGGACAGCGGGACCTACGGGGCTGTCGGGACCAACTACCGGATGCCGGACGTCGTGGCGGCGATCGGATGTGCCCAGATCGAGAAGGTCGAGGAGTTGATCGACGGCCGGCGGCGCGCGGCGAGACGGATGACGGACGCGTTCGAGTCTCTCTCCCGGGTGACCCCGCACCGGGGGACGGATCGGGGGCGGCACGTCTACCAGTTGTACACGGTCACGCTCGGAGACGACGTGGATCGATCGACCGTCGTCACTGCTCTCGACGAGCGCGATATCTCGTCCAAGATCTACTGGGACCCGCCGGTACACCTGCTCGACCACTATCGAGACGGCGACGGGACCGATCGAGGTCAGTTACCCGTTACCGAGGACGTGGCCTCGCGGGTTCTCTCGTTGCCGATTCATCCGAACCTTTCGGTCGATGAAACGGAGAGAATCGTAGCGGGCGTCCGGGAGGCCGTCGACAGTCAACCCTGA
- a CDS encoding PseG/SpsG family protein codes for MHIGIRADGGPTRGFGHLVRTRTLARELVDRGHEATYLTRTPEHVRRVCPDGIEIASLPADTAAAVVETARDRGIDALTVDQGRVPLPDQRTLSREFPLALVLDDTGGTVRCDLVVNGHIYASETDYAWEGSEPDWCVGGEYFMLSPELRRYARREPTWRAPPRQALITMGGSDVAGTTPSAVRAFDGTELSVDVIVGPGFQNRAAIDEAVAETDASFDVVENPSDLAERMFRADLAVTALGLTTYELLALKTPFVGFPQAPDQRPKVRALRDRNAALVLDEDASGTELASAVATLVQDRTLRRSFFDRGRQIIGVDGTSAVADGVESLE; via the coding sequence ATGCACATCGGGATCCGTGCCGACGGGGGACCGACACGCGGATTCGGTCATCTCGTCAGGACGCGAACGCTCGCTCGAGAACTCGTCGATCGCGGGCACGAGGCGACCTACCTGACGCGAACGCCCGAACACGTGAGACGCGTCTGTCCTGACGGCATCGAGATCGCCTCGCTCCCGGCCGACACTGCCGCCGCAGTCGTCGAGACGGCACGCGACCGCGGCATCGATGCGCTGACGGTGGATCAGGGACGGGTCCCGCTTCCCGACCAGCGAACGCTTTCCCGCGAGTTCCCGCTCGCGCTCGTCCTCGACGACACCGGCGGGACGGTTCGGTGTGACCTCGTCGTGAACGGCCACATCTACGCGAGCGAAACCGACTACGCCTGGGAGGGGTCGGAGCCGGACTGGTGCGTCGGCGGCGAGTACTTTATGTTGAGCCCCGAACTTCGAAGGTACGCCCGGCGAGAGCCGACCTGGCGTGCGCCGCCCCGGCAAGCGCTGATCACGATGGGCGGAAGCGACGTCGCGGGAACGACACCCTCGGCCGTTCGAGCCTTCGACGGGACCGAGCTCAGCGTCGACGTAATCGTCGGCCCAGGCTTTCAAAACCGGGCGGCCATCGACGAGGCTGTGGCAGAAACGGACGCATCGTTCGACGTGGTTGAAAACCCGTCGGATCTCGCGGAACGAATGTTCCGTGCCGATCTCGCGGTGACCGCACTCGGCCTGACCACGTACGAACTCCTCGCGCTGAAGACGCCGTTCGTCGGATTCCCGCAGGCACCGGACCAACGGCCGAAAGTGCGCGCGCTGCGCGATCGAAACGCAGCACTCGTACTCGACGAGGACGCCAGCGGGACCGAACTCGCGTCTGCCGTAGCGACGTTGGTTCAGGACCGCACGCTCCGTCGATCGTTCTTCGACAGGGGACGTCAGATCATCGGCGTCGACGGTACCAGTGCCGTCGCCGATGGCGTGGAGTCGCTCGAGTGA